In Ananas comosus cultivar F153 linkage group 14, ASM154086v1, whole genome shotgun sequence, the genomic stretch CTCAACAGCACAGATATGCAGTTACTTGCAAAAGATGATAAGAAGCAATACACTACTAAAATGTAGACGTAGAAGAATTACCTGCCCACTAAGCTTTTTCCCCTGAACATCTTTGACAGCCTTTTTAAATCTGTCAATTCCCTGACAAATAGATGGATGTGGGTAAGATATTAGACCAAAGCAGAAAGCAGCATGACAACCGAAGATAAGAACTACGAAAACacacagaaaaaataaaactttgtcAAACTTCCATCTCTAGGTAGGTGTTAGCACAGTAACTATATATGCCATGATGTCCTTCACTAATAAATTCACATCATAAGCATTCTTCATTAATTTCCTAAAAACTctgcaacccattgagctagTCCATCATGACAAATTTGTTGCCATACTTTATCACCCTGTAACATTATTACACTAttattttagaaatcaaaatgttGTATATGTTAGAAGTTAAGCAACTAATCCCACTCCTCCTGACTGTTTTGCGATGGATAAAGTAACTCGCATTTTGAATAAAATTCATTACCAaaagtatttacaaaaaaaagtgTTCATCTAaagaatgaatatttataataGTCAAATGTCTCTAACACCATTACAAAAATCAAAAACACTTCAGCGCGTACGTGTCTAAATACATCTATAATGAGCTAAACTaattctaatatttatataaagccTGTTTGCACAAAATGACATTTGAAAGGTATCCAAAAGCCATTCCGACTCACAAGCTTCTAAGCTGAAAAGGTGTGCTCAAGTTCTCAATATTACCTTCACTAGTGTCCTTCCAAAACTGGCTTCTTCCTCTGCAATAATATCTTTAATCTTCAATTCATGCTGCTTAAGCTCGAGAAATACATCTCCCATCACTTTGACAACAACTTCTACAAGGCTATTGATCAACAACAACAGTAATCAGATACTCATTCTATTGGCAAAGATAAACAATGACATAAAATGTGCAACATAATGAAATTAAAACAATTTTCTATTTCCAACCTAAGTCTGACAAATCAGAAATCTTACAAGTTACAACGCAATCCCTGCACATAATCATTTTCAGTTTAATTTTCCATGTATTGTTCATCCAACAAAACCAAGCATTATTGTTTTGGATGCATATTTGTCCTCGAAACCTAAAATCATAGGCTCTAAAGTCCTGATAAGGTAAGGACCTAAGAATCAGATGAAGTAACTCCTGAATAGTAAAAGCCCTCTACTTCACCCAATAGTTTCTTCTATATAATTCAGTTGGATAGAGTAAAAAACCCTATATCACCAAGATCTTCCTCCTATATAGCACATTTCACCATACAAAAAGATTAGTTAGGCATTGATAAAAAGGAAAAGCTTCTTCACCAATATATTTATAGTCTATTCGCCCAACAAATTCAAACTGCATCTTTTCTACCCACCAAACATGTACCCATCAAAGAAAGACAAGATATCCAGCACACTTAATTGGCAATCAGGCTTGCTCGAACATCTCTAAATGACATTTGAAAGTAATCAACCATATTTGAGAAGATTAAATACatgacataaataaaaaaatatgacatcATTTTGCAGgaacagggaaaaaaaaagaagataatacTGAGTGCTGGTAAATGGTTAAAAACAATGATATTACAAAAGTgataaatctaaaaatattgAGAAGTTCTTACCTGCTGAAGAATCCTTCTTGTGCATTTAAAACTTCCCTACCATAACGAACAGCACGTCGAAGAATCCTCCTTAGAACATATTCTCGCCCCTCATTACCTGGACAATCCATATTAGTGATAGTTAGTCATTGAATAATAAgtacattcatgaaaatccaACCATATACCATCTAGATATTTTTATCCGGGTTGGAGATGTCTCCTCAGAtcacttaaataataaaagccAGCTCGTGACAAATTGACCATAAGCTTCTGCATATAAATTTCTcatgatttttatatttattcagTTAGTTCCGAAACCCATCTACTGTACGTTTTCCCTTCCCGATCAAATATAAAACGAGTAGCTATATTTTTCTTTGTGTAACCAAAAGATTATTCTGAAGCACTcaggaaaaataataatggtGAAAGGACATTGCACTACAGTTGCCTCCTAATAGTTACCAGGACGAGAACCATCAGCAATAGCAAAAGAAAGAGTCCTAATATGATCTGCAACCACTCTATAAGCCATATCCTTTTTGTCGACGTCATCTGCTCCAACTCTCCCAGAGTATGGTCGAGCCCCTGTTGCCTGTACTCAAATAGAAGAGAACGGATATTACAAAACACATCATATATAAGCATAATCACATATATTAGAACacatacaaatttatttaaacgGCAAACTTACACAGTCACATAAGATGCATGCCTATGTGTCAACAAGAGTTTCTAGCTACAAGAACAAGAAATCAACAAATAGCACTTGTGTTCGGAACATACTTGTTGGATGGCATCAAATATGGGCAAAAATACATCAGTATCATAATTGCTCATCTTGTTTTGAAGGATGGAAGTCAACCGTTCAAAACCCATTCCTGTGTCAACATGTTTTGCAGGCAAAGGTCTCAGACTGCCATCGCTCTCGCGATTGAACTGCATAAGCATCGAAAGTAAAATTGAATTGTAAGtacgaaataaataaaatcatgtTACAAGCCAAAGTTAAGAACTTCAAATCATTCAATTACACACCTGAATAAACACAAGGTTCCAAATCTCAATGCATGTTGGGTCATCATTGTTTACCAATGAAGCAGCATCGCGATTACCAATGCGATCAAAATGAATCTCAGTACAAGGACCACAGGGGCCAGTATCACCCATCTCCCAAAAGTTGTCCTGATGAAAGTTTGAAATACAAAAGGATGAGTACAGATATCCTTTTGCAGACCATGTACATGCCAGAAATAAATGGAAAACCAATATGTAACaagatttcaaatttcacaCGGTGCATGCGGTAGAAAGAAATTAGCACCTTAAACTTAcaaatttaatcttaaaagAAGATACATATAATCATACCTTGCAGCCAAAAGGCAATACTCGTTTGGCTGGCAAAAAGTTCAACCATATGTCTCTAGCTTCAGTATCCGGTGCAAGGCCAGCCTTTTCGTCGCCACCAAAGTAGGTGGCATAGATTCTGTCGGGAGGCAAGTTATAAACCTGTAAATCCATGAAATGTTAGTAACTAACTATATCCAATTATACAGAAAAATATAGACCACCAACTTGAATTCAccaatatgatgataaaatcaCATATACAGTATTTGCAATCTACTATAAAGACATTTAAATACACGGATTTGGATTAATCGGTAGGATTCTTCTTCTTGCGCCACCTTGATTCAACTGCTAAATTCCTTCTTACTGAGAAACAGTGAAGCAGGAAAGTGAAGTAGTTCCAGACAAATATACATGGAAGCACAAATTTGTAAGACAGAGGAAACAGAGGTTAATGATTCTTTGAGGAAATGAACAATAATAGGGGCACATAATGAAAACAATTCTCTCAATGGCATTAGAAAAAGTTAGAATTCGAATTGACAAATGGCTACGGAAATCTATTGAAAAGTTTTGATGTATGAATGCTTGCTGCACAagcagaagaaaagaagaaaaagaaaaaaaaggaaaatcagAGATTTCGACAAATCAAAACATATTAAGCATAGAAAACACTTAAGACTGAAATTTAGTTGGATTTGAAGATCTCAACCAAATAGGTCGGGGTGTGAAAGCCAAATGCAAAATTAGCTATTTTAGAATCTTCTAAAATCTACAATTAGCTATCCACAAACAAGATCTTAAACATCAGATGATAAGCAAAAACAGAAAAGGAGTGCTAACAAAATTCAATGACGAAAAGATGAGAAttttatcaaagaaaaaaagtaaccGAATCAGGATAACTAAGAACAGTAGGATTGGGATGCGATTGCGAAACCTGTGTGAGAAGCTCCCACGCCCAGGAGATGGCCTCTCTCTTGAAGTAGTCGCCAAAGGACCAGTTCCCGAGCATCTCGAAGAAGGTGTGGTGATAGGTGTCCTTCCCGACGTCGTCGAGGTCGTTGTGCTTCCCCCCGGCGCGGATGCACTTCTGGGTGTTGCACGCGCGCGCGAGGCGCCCGAGCGGCGTCGCGGGGTTCACGGAGCCGAGGAAGATGGGCTTGAACTGGTTCATCCCGGCGTTGGCGAAGAGGAGAGTGGGATCGTCGACGGGCACCACGGGGCTCGACGCCCAGTTCACGTGCCCCTTCCCctcgaagaaggagaagaaggtctCCCTCACGCGGTTCGCCGGCCActccatcgccgccgccgccgccgccgccgccgccgaaggtggtggtggtggggggcGGTGGGGAGAAGAGGATGCGGGGGCGGAGAGGGGAGGTAGCGAAACCCTacacctaaccctaaccctaaccctaaccctaggagagaggagggagaggaatgCGGGGATGGGGGCGGAGAGGCGGAACATGTAGGAGGAGAGACATTAGGGAAGGGCTTTTATATACGGGGGATAAAGAGAAAGGGGTTAAAGGGGAGAGAGGGTATTTGATTCCATTCCTCACACTTCCCTTGCACGATTGGGTTAGATTGGATTTGAGCCAATATTTGGTTGGATGGAATCACGTGCCTACACTGTTTATCCAAAATACTAAAATCTAATAAGACTCTGTGAGACTCACTTCACACTTTCCACTGTCGAACTGTTTCACAAGCCCCATACCACCTATAAACGACGAAGTTACAAGGCCCTCACACTTCTTGCTGTTGAACCGTCTCTTATATTATCTGTAATGATCCAACTACTAACCTCTCGTACCACCTAATAATGATATAACTACTAACACTAATAATTTATAGATTTCTCACTCTTTAGGCTGATTAACCggttctgataccaactatAACGATCAGTCTATCAGCACTAATAATTTAATGGCACCACAAATTGCATTAGatgctgtaaaaaaaaaaatatatatatatatatatacataacgtttgtacttaaatttttttttagagatatagaTGGTATGCTATccgattcgtttattttatttcaaaataaatttaactggaaatgtaaatcaattaagattcaaaATTAGGATCTCGAATAttaaccatcaaattttttaccatttgcGATAAGAACGGTCGGTGTACTTAATATTACGTAGTGTATATTACAATAAATTacttaagatatatttttgatgattttatagAAAAGCATTTCAATTTCACGGGGACTCTTGAACCGGAAAAGGTTAAAagcaaaattataaaagaaataaacttcTCTATGTTTTTCAGTATGATTGTAATAATTATTTCTTGGATAAAATAATACATGCAATGTATTATTAGTGAGAgaaacatttaaaatattttcttatgaGCAATGTAAGTCATACACCTCCTTTTGAGATGTACAcctaatatttttatacttttagcCACTACAGTTCTCGACTAGCCTCATTCCAATACCCAACAATAAATTCTTCAGCAaaacacttttttaaaaaaaaatttatcaaatatttaattgtaATTTTCCAAAATAAAGAGGGCCTACCCAAATTTGCACTCAAAGCGATATATCCTCTATATTTTGGAGATTGAGAATATCATAATacttaacatattaaataactttttttttttatgttgaagACTATGCAGTAGAGATTTTATTAAGGGGTATATGAGTATTTGAAATGATAACATGGTAATGGATTTAATATCCAATAACTAAGTAAAAGTAGGTAATTCATGCAAAATAACCTATCATATTTTCACGTTATAAGATGGTTATTAGTCCATGTCTTtgactacattttttttttcttgggcgCTACGGTGCCAACTACTACATGCTTATGGCATAACTTGATTATGTCATTGTTAGAAAAATGTTAAGTCCAAAAACGGGTACTTTTTTAAattggtgtttggtttgatatgaCATGTATAGATGTATTATAGTAAGGCTAGTGGTGATAATGccacaatttttatttagagaATTTATTAAGGACTTAGTCATAAAGGCGGAATAATCCCATCTATTTGTTAATAAGTGTAAATGAGGGCAATACTTTTTGAGTGAAAATATCTAAATATTCTAGTTCTAGTAACCTCCGTATAAGATAAATTTTAGTAGTAATACTTGAACCAACAATTTTTATTCATATCTGTAGGTATATACGCATTACTCGCAAATTTACGAATATagatactaattttttatctaaaaaataatgaataaaatgGATGGATATCTATTAAATTATGGATATTTTCGGAAACCATGAGTACAAGTGAAtaccagtatatatatatttaataacatAAGTGAATACTCGTTTTGTCTTACCTATCTTTAAAATtctaatcttaatttttttttgcgttGTTTTAAGATCTTATATTATCTACCATATATTgtcatatttcaaatatattattgtgATATTTTCAACAATAGATTATACTATGgtcttttaaaatttgtatatctATATATTGTGCTCGagtataaaaatgtaaaaacagACTACGTTGCAGGTAACTCGTATATACATCCACCGGCCTACCGGCGGATACGGATAAGAATGTTAGCTatctaaaaatctataaataaattttatcaataCTCAGATGACCCACAGATACGATGACCCACCGACGGATCGTCCAACTTGCCTATTTGCCCGGGCATATAAGCACATATAGTACAAATCTCGTAAAGAGTGGAAGAGAACAAGAATATTGACTAACTAAAAATTTAcagataaattttatcaatACTCAAGTGATCTACGAATATGATGATCCACCCAATGATGATCCACCCAACCGTGATCGCCAATTTTGCCAGTTTTCTGGGCGTATAAAGCGGCCCATATCTtatacaaaacataaaaagagtgGAAGCGAACTTGGGCTTATTTCCCACAAAACAAAAGCAGTTGAAGAGAATTTGGGCCTATCTATAGCCCAtgagtataaaataaaagataaaaaaagtggagtataaaataaaaaataaaaaaagtgggTGTCCATTTGAGTGGGCCCCTGGGCCATATTGGACTCAGAATGCGGCGGCCCGCAATCCGTCCACCGTTGAGAGCGGGAGGTGTTCGCAGCTCTGTGAAGCCAGCCTCACGCAATACCCTCCACTTTAGGGCCCACTTGACCCAAGCCTCCGCCTGGGCCCACATAGCCCACTACCCAACTTAGCCCGGACGGGCCAGCCCCTCGCACAGCTGCAGCCCAGACCCAACAACACCACCAAACGTCCGAACCCACCCTGTTGCCCCCGCTCGGGTTACAAGCTCCCGCTAATGAGCTCGGCGATCGAGGTTCTCCCTGTTGGGTTAATTAATGCTCTGAGTGTCTATTATGTTTCCGATGTGGGACAAAAGAGTACGGTAGATAGGGTCATTTCCGTCAAAAAGCACTCCTATCTCGGAGTCTACAAactaatgcttttttttttttttcttttttttaacaagaTTGAACTGCACATTAGGATCATTGACTCCTCTCGAGAacggaaaaaaatatatatatatatttaaattttacttttgttaTCTGATTCTATAGGTATGTGAAATTTAAAACCTTTTTAAGTTCATCATCAAGCCGTACATGCtatcatattaatttaataatcacaaaataaaataataaaaatatatataaggttAAATTAGAAATTCAAAGTGCTTCAAGTAAATATGGACAATTTTTTAGCAAAAGTCCCCGTCAGTAATTTTCTTTCACCTCTGAAAGATGAACATAACTGCAATGGGTCAATTATAATTCGTTAGCGATTTGGCTCCCACCTATATACACGAAAATGGTTAAAggcatataaaattatattagactcaattgatttttttttttttttgaaataagtagcacgctatctgcttcgtttattttatttagaaataaatttaactgaaaatataaattaactgggattcgaacttggaaatTCGGATACCAACACcaagttttttgccacttgctctaggaatggtCGGTAACTCAATTTTATTTCGATTCAACATCTGTAAccattgatattttaaaaaatgcacCAAATAAGATctattaaatcaaaaaaaagttcaaaatgtAGAACACAATCCAATCACAAGTCTCTTCCATGCACCTATGCATCCGACCCATACATTTTCCTTGTACCATGAAAAAAAAGGTGAACACAAACGACTGTTGGAAGGGAAACTAAACGAAATGAATCACTTCAAACTTATACATCTTACAATGAGGCTGACGCTGAGGCTGAGGATGCATCAATGTGGGGCGGCAGCACTGACGGCGGCGGTAGTTGCATAGAAAGAATTGACGACGGTGATGGACAGCGTACCGACATGCGTGTTCCAACACGCCGCGTGCCGCTGCACCGTCTCCTGCACCCCGGCCAACGCCACCAAGAATTCTGCCGCCTGTGCTGGATCGAGCACCCCCTTTGCTGCCACCTCCACCACCCAATACCTCAATTTTCCGGCCTTCCTTACTatcttccccatcttcctcatTTCTTCTACCGCCGTCTCCACCACCATTTCTATTCCCCTACGCCGTCCTCCTACTGTTAAAtactattataaaatattaaaatatagttcTCTCGTAGGGTATATGTATGGTTCTAAGAGTTATTGGTTGTTTGTTTTCGCACCTGCTTCGGCGAAATCTAGCTTGAGTATGCAGGTGGCCTGGTACTCCGCGACCTTGGCATCGAGCGCGACCTCGTGGGCGTGGAGGTGGCGTGCGACCTCGGCGAGTGTGCGGAGGGCGCGCTGGGGGAGCACATATCGTACAACCGGCGAACTTGATTTTGGGCCTCATTTAGGGAgcctgtaataaaaaaaataaaagataaaaaagtgGGTGTCCGTTTGAATGGGGCGCTGGGTCATATTGGACTCAGAATGCGGCGGCCCGTAATCCGTCCACCATTGGAAGCGGGAGGTGTTCGCTGCTCTGTGAAGCCAGCCTCACGCGGTCTCCTCCACTCTAAGGCCGACTTGACCCAAGCCTTCGCCTGAGTCCACATTGACAACTGCCCAACTTGGACCGGGCGGGCCAGCCCCTCGCACAACTGCAGCCCAGACCCAACAACACCACCAAACGTCCGAACCCACCCTGTTGCCCCCCGCTCGGGTTACAAGCTCCCGCTACTGAGCTCGGCGATTGAGGTACTCCCTGTTGTGTTAATTAATGCCCTGAGTGTCTCTTATGTTTCCGATGTGGGACAAAAGAGTACGGTAGATAGGGTCATTTCCGTCAAAAAGCACTCCCATCTCGGAGTCTACAAGATAATGTcactttcttgtttttttttttttttgcaagatTGAACTGCACCCTAGGATTATTGACTCCTCTCGATGATGatgacaggaaaaaaaaatgaacttcttattttttacttttgttatcTGATTCTATAGatatgcaaaatttaaaatttttctgagTTCACCATCAAGCCGTACATACTATCATATCAAATCAATAATCACAAAATAATTGGGTCTGTATTGCCTCACCCATATTATTTAATTCagtattttaataaataaaataaatagtatattatttttttcttaagaaaaattataaaataaaataataaaaaaaataaagagttaaatTAGAAATTCAAAGTGCTACAAGTTGTATGCACAACTTTTTAGCAAAAGTCCCCATCAGTCATTTTGTCTCACCAGAGATGAAAGTAACTGCAATGGATCAATTATAATTTGTTAGCCATTTGGCTCCCACCTATCTACACGAAAATGATtaaagatatataaaattatattagacTCGATTTTATTTCGAATCAACATTCGTTGTCGTTACCGACCGCCCTGGCGGCTAGCgtaaatggtaaaaaatttgctAGTTAGTATCCGAGGTTTCAGattcgaatcttaattgatttatattttcagctaaatttatttataaataaaataaacgaaacgaataatatgctatctatctctttcaaaaataaaaaaacattcgTAGCcgttgatattttaaaaaacgcGCCAAATAAGatctaaatcaaaaaaaaaaaaaaatcaaaatgtaacACCTAAGGAACACAATCCAATCACAGGTCTCTTCCATGCACCTATGCATCCAACCCACACATTTTCCTTATACCATGACAAGGTGAACACAAACAACCATTGGAAGGCAAACTAAACGAAATGAATCACTTCCAACTTTATACATTTTACAATGAGGCTGATGCTGAGGCTGAGGCTGCATCAATGTGGGGCGGCAGCACCGACGGCGGCGGTAGTTGCATTGAAAGAATTGACGTCGGTGATGGACAGCGTTCCGACACGCGCATTCCACCGCTCTGCGTGCCGCCGCACGGTCTCCTGCACCCCGGCCAATGCCACCAAGAATTCTGCCGCCTGTGCCGGATCGAGCACCCCCTTCACTGCCACCTCCACCGCCTGATACCTCAATTTTCCTGCCTTCCTCACTatcttccccatcttcctcatTTCTTCTGCCGCCGCCTCCACCACCACTTCTGTTCCCCTACGCCGTCCTCCTACtactaaatattataattataaaatattaaaacacaaTTTTCTGATAGGGTATATGTATGGTTCTAAGAGTTATTGGTGGTTTGTTTTCGCACCTGCTTCGGCAAAATCTAGCTTGAGTATGCAGGTGGCCTGGTACTCCGCGACCTCGGCGTCGAGCGCGGCCTCGTGGGCGCGGAGGCTGCGCGCGGCCTCGGCGAGCGCGCGGAGGGCGCGCGGGGGGAGCGCGGCGAGCGGGGAGGGGGCGCGGGCGCGCGCGGCGAGGGCGGGGAGGAGGCGGGAGAGGACGGCGGAGGGGCGCCACGGGCCGCCAAGCCAGGCGAGGGCCGCGGCGGCGAGCGGCGGGGCCCGCGGCGCCGGGGCGAGGAGGAGGCGCGGGACGTCGCGGGGGCGGAGCGGGGCCGGGGGCACGAAGCGGGCGCGGAGGCGCGCAAGCTCCGCGTCGACGAACGCGCCGAGGTCGCGCCACGCGCCGAGGAGGCGCTCCGCGCGCAGGGCGCGCCCCTCggccccgcggcggcggcgcgcggcgaaGTTGGCTGCAAGAAGCAAGAAACGGGGGGAGTTGGAGTCAGTGCACGGCTGCACGCGTATGGAGAGTAGTGGGGGTGTGGGTGTGTACGTTGGAGTTTGGAGCAGGAggggagggtgaggagggagaagCAGGAGAGGAGTTGGGAGGGGGTTTTGGGATGGTCTTCGCGGAGGGGCCTCTTCAGGTGGTCTTCttggtcgtcgtcgtcgtcgtcgtcgtcgtggtgGAGGTCGGGGATTCTGTGGAGAAATATATTGCATGAGAAACGTGACATGAGAACTGATCAGATAGAGATagagacagagacagagacagagagaaCGCTACGCGAAGAGGTGGGTCTTCGTTGTCTTCTTGATCACCATCTCGCTGTTTACCCGggaggaggggggagagagagagagactactGTAGTGTACAGAGCGTTTACTGATCAAATAAATTTCGCTCCCCTAATATCGTCTCTCATTCGCATAAAAATCTTACACATCGAgcgatttttcctttttttccccttacgGCACAACTTTTAGTTGAACCCAACATAACAACTTAGTTTCACATCCACCTATAGAAGCCAAGATAAAATTGTTAGACCCTAATGAAATCTGCGGAGTGAAATTCGCCTGTCTGGTTTTATTTTGACCCTGTTTATCATATTGTCCATATATGGATGGAGTATAAACATGTAAAAGCATTGCAAGTGTGGAGTGATGACCAATATTGGTAACTACAAAATGAATGATATAGGAGACAAATTGTTTGTGCATAAAGGACTTGTACAAGAAAAGCAACAACACTATTATGCGTCTGTTAATAGAACTGATGGATAAACCTTTCATCGATTGCCGAGGACATGAAGCAAGATGCTGGAAGTAACTGATTACGTTCAGAAGCAAAGCAGCAATTTATAGAACTACAGAAAACTTCCTCAAAACTGTCAAAATTTCTCTGCCGGATTCGGCATAAAACATCAGAAGCAGCCTAAGAtctaaaaatacatatttaagtCATTCTCCCTACACCGAGTCTTTTAACAATCTTCCGAAGGAGGCCTTCACGAGAAATGTATCCCGGCCTTGTTGAACAGAGAAAGCAAGTACAAGAAATCCACTTGCGTGAGTTTAGACGCTCTCTTTTCCGCAAAATCCCCCTGCTGCAAAATTCCCATGATCTTTTCCTTGAAGCTCGACCCCTCACCACCACCTCCGACCAAATCCCCTTCTTCCATCTCCATGTCTTCCTCATCTCTCCCATCATTGATTTCCATGCTCAAGTCCTCGACCATATCAGCCAATACGGCTACATCATCCGAAGCCATCTTATCTTCATCCACGTGTAGATTCTGTGAGAGTTGCAAAGATTGCAAAGTCTTATAGTTCTTCTCGAGCAGAGCGAGAACGCTCTTCTGCTTAAAGATCGACCCCAATGTCTTGTTCTTCCGGTTAAAGCAGAGGCGGACTAGCCCGTCCCACTCTTTGAAGTTCACGGGAGGAAGAGGCCTTCGAGGCTCTATACGAACCACAGAGGAGTCGACCTTAGGTGGGGGCCGAAAGTTGTTGCGGCCCACCTTGAGAAGATGGGAGACGCGGGCGAGGAGCTGCACGTTTACCGAGAGGCGGCAGTAGAGATTGTCTCCAGGGTTGGCGACCAGCCTCATGGCGAATTCACGCTGGAACATAATGACCGCGCACCTGAAGACCGGGCGGTGAGATAGTAGCTTGAATGTAAGTGGGGAAGAGATCTGGTACGGGATATTGGCCACGCAAATGTCAAAGTAGGGGAGATCGCATTTGAGGACGTCGCCTTGGATGACCTACAGGGAATTCCAAGTGTACAGAATGATGATCAGTATTAAGACTCAGTAGTAGAAAAGATAtacattaaaagaaaaattccAGAAAACAAAATTCTCAAGATCATAcaggcaaacaaaaaaaaaacaattacatGCAGAGTTATCTGATACTTTGATTCGCAATCATGTAAAGGATGAATCAATTATGACTATCTGAGGATCCAACTAAACTATGAAAAACTTAAATATATCTTTTGTGACAGATAATTCTGCGAAAAAGAGTAGTTAACATAAGAAAATGCACAGATCTGGGGTAATATTGTGACACGGAATTTCCAATCTCCTGAAAGATATCAAAAACAGCAGCAACAATATTTGTATGAATGATAAACAGCTTAACTATGCCTTTTATGACCATAATAAACGCACTCCAAACTTTCCTACTGAGGCAAACAAGTAAAATTATAGTTGGAAGTCGAATTCTTCATCATCTATTCCGCAATGATTGCGAAACCATAGTGATTAAGCCATTTGTATTCTCATCAGTACATTACAACCAGTTTACCAGAACCGAATTGAACATCAAACAAATCGAGGTGAAATTGGAGCTTCAAACACTTCGAATATCATTATTTCAATTATTGAACTGTCTATTTTCAAATAGAATCGAATCATCAGAATCCAATTGCATTGACGGAACATATTG encodes the following:
- the LOC109720019 gene encoding uncharacterized protein LOC109720019; amino-acid sequence: MGVLFDGNDPIYRPKSSSPVVRYVLPQRALRTLAEVARHLHAHEVALDAKVAEYQATCILKLDFAEAVGGRRRGIEMVVETAVEEMRKMGKIVRKAGKLRYWVVEVAAKGVLDPAQAAEFLVALAGVQETVQRHAACWNTHVGTLSITVVNSFYATTAAVSAAAPH
- the LOC109720021 gene encoding ribosomal RNA small subunit methyltransferase; the protein is MGLPGSGDRRNNRNVGVARYVRATRTPRAHAREKVQKKRQQHLQGGIPFEKSKGQHILKNPMLVDTIVQKAGVQPTDVVLEIGPGTGNLTRKLLDAAKSVVAVELDPRMVLELNRRFHATPHASRLKVIQGDVLKCDLPYFDICVANIPYQISSPLTFKLLSHRPVFRCAVIMFQREFAMRLVANPGDNLYCRLSVNVQLLARVSHLLKVGRNNFRPPPKVDSSVVRIEPRRPLPPVNFKEWDGLVRLCFNRKNKTLGSIFKQKSVLALLEKNYKTLQSLQLSQNLHVDEDKMASDDVAVLADMVEDLSMEINDGRDEEDMEMEEGDLVGGGGEGSSFKEKIMGILQQGDFAEKRASKLTQVDFLYLLSLFNKAGIHFS
- the LOC109720020 gene encoding uncharacterized protein LOC109720020; the encoded protein is MVIKKTTKTHLFAIPDLHHDDDDDDDDQEDHLKRPLREDHPKTPSQLLSCFSLLTLPSCSKLQPNFAARRRRGAEGRALRAERLLGAWRDLGAFVDAELARLRARFVPPAPLRPRDVPRLLLAPAPRAPPLAAAALAWLGGPWRPSAVLSRLLPALAARARAPSPLAALPPRALRALAEAARSLRAHEAALDAEVAEYQATCILKLDFAEAEVVVEAAAEEMRKMGKIVRKAGKLRYQAVEVAVKGVLDPAQAAEFLVALAGVQETVRRHAERWNARVGTLSITDVNSFNATTAAVGAAAPH